One genomic segment of Desulfovibrio sp. UCD-KL4C includes these proteins:
- a CDS encoding PstS family phosphate ABC transporter substrate-binding protein, with product MKSRIIALVAIMVMAFTGSAFAGSLQVKGSTTVLPLMQKSAETFMAANPSVSISISGGGSSNGAKALIDGTTDIAMMSRDMKSAEIQRATDNGRKPVQFVVALDCIVPVINPDNSVSALTIAQLKDIYTGKVTNWKELGGADEPIVVISRDTSSGTYDCWKDKIMHSGGSKSRVFPGALLQASNGAVAQAVSKNKKAIGYVGLAYLNKELKGVSVNGVRPSVKTAKDKSYPISRGLNLYTPGTPSGEAKALIDYMMSPAGQKQAAEVGFIPVTD from the coding sequence ATGAAATCTAGAATTATCGCCTTAGTTGCAATCATGGTAATGGCGTTTACAGGATCTGCTTTTGCAGGATCTCTGCAGGTTAAGGGATCTACTACTGTTCTTCCTTTAATGCAGAAAAGTGCAGAAACATTTATGGCTGCAAACCCTAGCGTATCCATCTCCATCTCAGGTGGCGGATCAAGTAATGGTGCAAAAGCACTTATCGACGGAACAACTGACATTGCAATGATGTCTCGTGACATGAAATCTGCTGAAATTCAGAGAGCTACCGATAACGGTCGCAAACCAGTACAGTTTGTTGTTGCTCTTGACTGCATCGTTCCTGTTATAAACCCTGACAATTCTGTCTCTGCTCTTACTATCGCTCAGCTCAAAGATATTTACACCGGTAAAGTTACTAACTGGAAAGAACTTGGCGGAGCTGATGAGCCGATTGTTGTAATTTCACGTGATACTTCTTCTGGAACCTACGATTGTTGGAAAGATAAAATCATGCACTCTGGTGGTTCTAAAAGCCGTGTATTCCCTGGTGCTCTTCTTCAGGCCTCAAACGGTGCTGTTGCACAGGCTGTTTCCAAAAACAAAAAAGCAATCGGCTACGTAGGTCTTGCTTACCTTAATAAAGAACTCAAAGGTGTTTCTGTAAATGGTGTTAGACCTTCTGTTAAAACAGCAAAAGACAAATCTTACCCGATTTCTCGCGGTCTCAATCTTTACACTCCAGGAACTCCTTCCGGTGAAGCAAAAGCTCTTATCGATTACATGATGAGCCCTGCCGGTCAGAAACAGGCTGCTGAAGTTGGTTTCATTCCAGTAACCGATTAG
- the pstC gene encoding phosphate ABC transporter permease subunit PstC: protein MHSVFLVTAFTSILVLFLIMMFLFIEGLPTFNFVSVKDFIFGFEWYPTDDPAAFGIWPLIVGSGSVTLLSSIIAIPLGVMTAIYLAEIAPAKVRNIVKPAVEMLAALPSVVIGFFGMVVVAPFLQNVFNISVGLNLFNASVMLAFMAVPTITSLSEDALYSVPPELKEASLALGATHWQSIYKVMVPASLSGISTGIILGMARSIGETMVVLMVAGGAGMLPHSIFDPVRPMPASIAAEMGEAPFHSEHYHALFAIGMVLFLFTMVFNLIADYVAHKYKQVGSATL from the coding sequence ATCCATTCAGTTTTTCTTGTTACAGCGTTCACTTCAATACTGGTTTTGTTTTTAATTATGATGTTCTTATTTATTGAAGGGCTTCCTACTTTTAACTTTGTTTCGGTGAAAGACTTCATATTCGGATTTGAATGGTATCCGACAGACGACCCTGCTGCATTTGGAATCTGGCCGCTTATTGTAGGATCAGGTTCGGTCACATTGCTGTCTTCAATAATTGCAATACCGCTGGGAGTAATGACAGCTATTTATCTTGCCGAAATTGCTCCTGCAAAGGTTCGTAACATTGTTAAACCTGCTGTTGAAATGCTCGCGGCCCTTCCATCAGTTGTTATAGGTTTTTTCGGAATGGTTGTAGTTGCCCCGTTTTTACAGAACGTGTTTAACATCTCTGTCGGGCTGAACCTCTTCAATGCATCAGTCATGCTGGCATTTATGGCTGTTCCTACTATCACAAGTCTTTCAGAAGATGCTCTTTATTCTGTTCCACCGGAACTTAAAGAAGCTTCTCTTGCTCTAGGGGCTACTCATTGGCAGAGCATTTATAAGGTAATGGTTCCAGCTTCATTATCAGGAATTTCCACCGGAATAATTTTGGGAATGGCCCGTTCAATCGGTGAGACTATGGTTGTTTTGATGGTTGCTGGAGGAGCTGGAATGCTGCCGCATTCGATCTTTGATCCGGTACGGCCAATGCCTGCATCCATTGCTGCTGAAATGGGCGAAGCTCCTTTTCATAGTGAACATTACCATGCACTCTTTGCTATCGGCATGGTGTTGTTTTTATTCACAATGGTTTTCAACTTAATTGCCGATTATGTGGCCCACAAATATAAGCAGGTCGGATCAGCCACTCTTTAG
- the pstA gene encoding phosphate ABC transporter permease PstA translates to MLEPGHGNYSLREKVQKFVFLLFKGAAAINGLALLIICGFVLYYGLPAMSWEFLTESPRNSMTEGGIFPCIVGTIILSYGALMIALPWGIATAIYLNEYATSAKLVRILRLGINNLAGVPSVVFGLFGLSLFVTVMGMGVSIMAGVCTLGALALPLVIGASEEALRSVPQTYREASLGLGATKWQTIYRVVLPAALPGMLTGAILTLSRAAGETAAIMFTAAVFFTPEMPKTIFDDVMALPYHIYVLATAGTEIEKTRHIQYGTSLVLIALVLGMNLLAIYIRAKMQKKLSR, encoded by the coding sequence ATGCTTGAGCCCGGTCACGGTAATTACTCTTTGCGAGAAAAAGTACAGAAATTCGTTTTCTTGCTGTTCAAAGGAGCTGCTGCAATTAACGGGTTGGCTTTGCTTATTATCTGTGGCTTTGTTCTATATTATGGGCTGCCAGCTATGAGCTGGGAGTTTCTGACTGAAAGTCCGAGAAATTCTATGACTGAAGGTGGAATATTTCCATGTATCGTAGGTACAATTATTCTCAGTTACGGTGCGTTAATGATTGCTCTGCCTTGGGGAATTGCAACTGCAATTTACTTAAATGAGTATGCAACATCAGCAAAGCTGGTACGCATCCTCAGACTCGGAATCAATAACCTCGCCGGAGTTCCTTCGGTTGTGTTTGGACTTTTCGGACTGTCACTTTTTGTAACCGTGATGGGAATGGGCGTGAGTATTATGGCTGGGGTCTGTACGCTCGGTGCGCTGGCTTTACCACTTGTCATTGGTGCTTCTGAGGAAGCTCTTCGCTCTGTACCACAAACGTACAGGGAAGCGTCACTCGGCCTCGGCGCGACTAAATGGCAGACTATATACAGGGTTGTTCTTCCAGCTGCATTACCCGGAATGCTCACAGGCGCAATATTGACTCTCTCTCGCGCGGCCGGAGAAACTGCTGCGATTATGTTTACTGCCGCAGTCTTTTTCACTCCTGAAATGCCTAAGACCATTTTTGACGATGTAATGGCTCTGCCCTATCATATATATGTGTTAGCTACCGCCGGAACAGAAATCGAAAAGACAAGACATATTCAATACGGAACATCGCTTGTTCTTATTGCCTTGGTTCTTGGTATGAATCTTCTGGCTATTTATATCAGAGCTAAAATGCAGAAAAAACTTTCTAGATAA
- a CDS encoding TIGR01212 family radical SAM protein (This family includes YhcC from E. coli K-12, an uncharacterized radical SAM protein.) produces MHRFYGLAARLRQNFGKRVQKVPLDFGFSCPNRDGKISSQGCIFCNPLGSGSGMHSQSTPISEQWDFWTKKFTRLYHAKLFLAYLQSYSNTYGTLEQIKNSFDQLHDLPGLTGICIGTRPDCIDAEKLKLIKDLNLKETWIELGLQSSNESTLKLINRGHDAKCFADATLLADSFGIEVCAHVIAGLPGETEDDFLASVEFLNNLPISGIKFHNLYISRNTPLQKMFERGEFTPFSMEEYIGMLEKAVSILRPDIVIHRLNADPTPGELIAPDWIEHKRHVQNAIDMMFENNDLWQGCAREDGPVQPPEWFGPDHFPPGRKRKI; encoded by the coding sequence ATGCATCGGTTTTACGGTCTTGCTGCCCGCTTGAGACAAAACTTCGGAAAACGGGTTCAAAAGGTACCATTGGACTTCGGGTTTTCATGCCCCAACCGTGATGGCAAAATTTCCTCGCAAGGATGTATATTCTGCAATCCTTTAGGGTCAGGTTCAGGCATGCATTCGCAATCGACACCTATTTCAGAACAATGGGATTTCTGGACAAAAAAATTTACAAGACTTTACCATGCAAAATTATTTTTGGCTTACCTGCAATCCTATTCCAATACCTATGGAACATTAGAGCAAATAAAAAACTCTTTTGATCAACTCCATGACCTCCCGGGACTTACCGGCATATGCATAGGTACCAGACCTGACTGTATTGATGCTGAGAAGCTTAAATTGATAAAAGATCTAAACCTAAAAGAAACTTGGATTGAACTGGGACTTCAAAGCTCAAATGAAAGTACATTGAAACTTATCAACCGAGGGCATGATGCCAAATGCTTTGCCGACGCAACACTGCTTGCAGATTCATTTGGAATAGAAGTCTGCGCGCACGTTATAGCAGGGTTACCAGGAGAAACGGAGGATGACTTTCTAGCATCAGTAGAATTTCTAAACAATCTACCTATTTCCGGCATCAAATTTCACAACTTATACATAAGCCGGAACACCCCATTACAAAAAATGTTTGAGCGAGGCGAATTTACTCCTTTTTCCATGGAAGAATATATTGGGATGCTTGAAAAAGCCGTTTCTATCCTGCGCCCTGACATTGTAATCCACAGACTTAATGCTGACCCGACACCAGGAGAACTCATCGCTCCGGACTGGATTGAACACAAAAGACATGTGCAAAACGCTATTGATATGATGTTCGAGAACAATGATCTCTGGCAGGGATGCGCAAGAGAGGACGGTCCGGTTCAACCGCCTGAATGGTTTGGGCCTGATCATTTTCCACCCGGCAGAAAGCGAAAAATATAA
- a CDS encoding rod shape-determining protein produces MASIFDKILGSFSNDLAIDLGTANTLVYVKGKGVMLSEPSVVAVKRDTNGVSKVLAVGIEAKKMLGRTPGNIVAIRPMKDGVIADFEVTEAMLRHFISKVHNSRRLVRPRIMICVPTGITQVEKRAVKESAQSAGAREVYLIEEPMAAAIGADLPITEPTSNMVVDIGGGTSEIAVISLSGIVYARSVRVGGDKMDESIMQHVKRKYSMLIGESTAERIKIKIGSAFPLEEEIEMEVKGRDLVTGIPQNILITSAEIRKAISEQVDSIVQGVRVALEQTPPELAADIVDRGIVLTGGGALLKGLDQLLSRETHLPITVVDGPLNAVVIGSGKALEHLDIYKEVTID; encoded by the coding sequence ATGGCATCTATATTTGACAAGATACTCGGCTCGTTTTCCAATGACCTTGCAATTGACCTTGGTACAGCAAACACCTTGGTTTATGTAAAGGGGAAAGGCGTAATGCTCAGTGAACCTTCGGTTGTGGCTGTGAAACGCGATACTAATGGCGTAAGTAAAGTTCTCGCCGTAGGGATTGAAGCCAAGAAAATGCTTGGTAGAACTCCCGGAAATATCGTCGCAATCAGACCTATGAAAGACGGAGTAATCGCCGACTTTGAAGTAACTGAAGCTATGTTGCGTCATTTCATTTCAAAAGTCCACAATAGCCGTAGGCTGGTAAGACCCAGAATCATGATCTGTGTTCCTACCGGTATAACTCAGGTTGAAAAGAGGGCAGTTAAAGAATCTGCACAGAGCGCAGGAGCCCGTGAGGTTTATCTTATTGAAGAACCTATGGCTGCAGCAATCGGCGCAGATCTCCCCATCACCGAGCCTACCTCTAATATGGTAGTTGATATCGGTGGCGGTACCTCTGAAATTGCAGTGATTTCTTTATCCGGTATTGTTTACGCTCGCTCAGTAAGAGTCGGTGGAGACAAAATGGATGAGTCAATCATGCAACATGTTAAACGTAAATATTCTATGCTGATAGGTGAAAGTACCGCAGAACGGATCAAAATAAAAATAGGTTCCGCATTTCCTCTTGAAGAAGAGATTGAAATGGAAGTTAAAGGTCGTGACCTTGTGACGGGAATACCTCAGAATATTTTGATTACTTCCGCAGAAATCAGAAAAGCTATATCTGAACAGGTCGACAGTATTGTGCAGGGTGTTCGTGTTGCTTTGGAACAGACTCCTCCTGAACTTGCTGCTGATATTGTTGATAGAGGTATAGTTCTTACTGGTGGCGGGGCTTTGCTTAAAGGCTTAGACCAGCTGCTCAGCCGAGAGACTCATCTTCCTATTACTGTTGTTGACGGTCCACTTAATGCGGTTGTTATCGGGTCTGGGAAAGCTCTTGAACATCTTGATATTTATAAAGAAGTTACAATAGATTAG
- the mreC gene encoding rod shape-determining protein MreC, with protein MKLKRTAIAIIVGLFIYLSLYSWNLRSGQLDQLADYSGLEFVKWTLWPGEWVFDESTDFWNKYIYLVGLKEQNDLLSSQNDLMRLEIMTLREKADQAERLRALLSFSPEDGWYVDGARVVAHRMGPSAALDTIILSKGSTSGVTKDTPVLTPLGVVGRVVQPGFSSSKALLITDVNSRISVRGQLHRTTGLLVGSGAGELLDAKYMKLNAPVSEGEILETSGLAGLYPPGLPVAKVVSVERSDISLFLNVEAVPLVNMESMEEVLLLHKKIMDNSTSPEGN; from the coding sequence TTGAAGCTCAAGCGTACTGCTATAGCCATAATTGTGGGCTTATTTATCTATCTCAGCCTTTATTCGTGGAATCTGCGATCAGGGCAGCTTGATCAATTGGCTGATTATTCAGGGCTTGAATTTGTTAAGTGGACACTTTGGCCAGGCGAGTGGGTTTTTGACGAGTCTACTGATTTTTGGAATAAGTATATTTATCTTGTCGGATTGAAAGAGCAGAACGATCTGCTTAGCTCTCAAAATGATTTGATGCGTCTTGAGATTATGACGCTTCGAGAAAAAGCCGATCAGGCTGAAAGGTTACGGGCTTTACTTTCCTTTTCACCGGAAGACGGTTGGTATGTAGACGGAGCACGCGTCGTTGCCCATAGGATGGGACCATCTGCTGCTTTGGATACGATCATACTAAGTAAAGGCTCTACTTCAGGTGTCACTAAAGATACTCCTGTACTGACTCCTTTAGGAGTTGTCGGTAGAGTTGTGCAACCCGGTTTTTCTTCTTCAAAAGCACTGCTTATTACTGACGTCAACAGCAGAATCTCAGTCAGAGGACAACTTCATAGAACCACCGGATTATTAGTCGGCAGCGGTGCCGGTGAGCTTCTGGATGCAAAATATATGAAGCTTAATGCTCCTGTTTCTGAAGGAGAAATTCTTGAAACTTCAGGGCTTGCAGGTCTTTATCCTCCGGGACTTCCTGTTGCAAAAGTTGTCTCTGTTGAACGGTCAGATATTTCTCTATTCCTAAATGTTGAAGCTGTTCCATTAGTTAACATGGAGAGCATGGAAGAAGTTCTATTGCTCCATAAAAAGATTATGGATAATTCAACTTCACCGGAAGGGAATTAA
- the mrdA gene encoding penicillin-binding protein 2: protein MSSLYDSKSQQPPKTGLLLLQGLILLLFCVFALRFWFLQIHKGSYFAEQAKNNQLRQDRLYAPRGLIRDRNGNLLALNEPAYALGIVREDCKDLDGTLKTVSEWTGENLSDIKKIFKKSRKRVKPFEPLILVPNLTFKQVAMIEANALHWPGLEVVVRPRRRYLQGALLSHVLGYVSECGESELEADSDLAVGDFVGKQGLEDVLEKRFRGVKGRRQCEVDATGRRLKERIINPPIAGEDIDLSIDLGLQKLGGKLLQGKAGAVVVMNPDNGQILSFVSAPSYDNNSFTSGFSKKEWAKLINDPMHPLQNRVIQSVYPPGSVFKLVVAACGLHNKVVTPNETFYCPGFVKLGKYIFRDWKRSGHGDVDLKKALVESCDVYFYKLGIKLGVDRISEFAKKAGFGKVTGISLPHEKAGLIPTRAWKRRRFGEIWHPGENLNLAIGQGYTLTSPLQVARFIASLVNGGRLLRPQLLAGEPSEEQGRLPMTKNQLEIIKKAMIETVDGPHGTARRLRKKGIVIGGKTGTAQVVKLTDEIHKMKDKDIPYKYRDHAWMASFAERGDQRYVVVCMIEHGQHGGSGAGPVVKAIYDYLFDKKPDGKGAVN from the coding sequence ATGAGCTCTCTGTATGACTCGAAATCTCAGCAGCCGCCAAAGACCGGTCTGCTGTTGTTGCAGGGGTTGATACTCCTGCTTTTTTGTGTTTTTGCGCTTAGATTTTGGTTTTTGCAGATTCACAAAGGATCTTATTTCGCAGAGCAGGCTAAAAATAATCAGCTCAGACAGGATAGGTTGTATGCTCCACGCGGGCTTATTCGTGATCGCAATGGAAATCTTTTAGCCTTGAATGAGCCTGCGTATGCTTTAGGGATTGTACGTGAAGACTGTAAAGACTTAGATGGAACGCTGAAAACGGTTTCTGAATGGACTGGTGAAAATCTTTCTGACATCAAAAAAATATTTAAAAAATCTCGTAAACGCGTCAAACCGTTTGAACCGCTTATTCTCGTTCCCAATCTCACTTTTAAACAGGTAGCTATGATTGAGGCAAATGCATTGCATTGGCCCGGTCTTGAAGTTGTAGTCCGCCCGCGAAGACGTTATTTGCAGGGTGCGCTTTTGTCGCATGTTCTCGGTTATGTTTCAGAGTGTGGTGAAAGCGAGCTGGAAGCCGACAGTGATCTTGCCGTAGGCGATTTTGTTGGAAAGCAGGGGCTTGAAGATGTTCTAGAAAAAAGATTCAGGGGAGTTAAGGGACGCAGGCAATGCGAAGTCGACGCAACGGGTAGGCGGCTTAAAGAGCGCATTATAAATCCTCCGATTGCGGGTGAGGATATTGACCTTTCGATTGATCTGGGCCTTCAGAAACTTGGTGGAAAACTTCTCCAAGGAAAAGCCGGAGCAGTTGTTGTCATGAATCCTGACAACGGCCAGATATTATCTTTCGTGAGTGCTCCTTCGTATGACAATAATTCTTTTACTTCAGGGTTCAGTAAAAAAGAGTGGGCTAAACTGATCAATGATCCTATGCATCCGTTGCAAAATCGCGTCATTCAAAGTGTTTATCCACCTGGCTCAGTCTTTAAGCTCGTAGTAGCGGCATGCGGTCTTCACAATAAGGTGGTCACTCCTAATGAAACATTTTACTGCCCCGGGTTTGTTAAGCTCGGAAAGTATATTTTTAGAGACTGGAAAAGAAGCGGGCATGGTGATGTTGATCTGAAAAAGGCCTTAGTAGAGTCATGTGATGTTTACTTTTATAAGCTTGGCATAAAACTAGGTGTTGATCGGATCAGTGAATTTGCAAAAAAAGCCGGCTTTGGCAAGGTCACAGGTATTTCTTTACCACATGAAAAAGCAGGGTTGATTCCAACTCGTGCATGGAAAAGGAGGCGTTTCGGAGAGATTTGGCATCCTGGAGAGAATTTGAACTTGGCGATTGGGCAGGGATATACTCTCACTTCTCCCCTACAGGTTGCTCGATTTATAGCTTCTCTTGTAAATGGTGGCAGGCTGCTTCGTCCACAACTTCTAGCAGGCGAACCGTCGGAAGAGCAAGGGCGGCTACCCATGACAAAGAATCAGTTGGAGATCATAAAAAAAGCTATGATTGAAACTGTTGACGGGCCGCATGGGACAGCGCGAAGACTGAGAAAAAAAGGCATTGTTATTGGCGGTAAGACGGGAACCGCGCAGGTTGTCAAACTTACCGATGAGATTCATAAAATGAAGGATAAAGATATCCCTTACAAATATAGAGACCATGCATGGATGGCCAGTTTTGCAGAAAGAGGAGACCAGCGTTATGTTGTCGTCTGCATGATTGAGCATGGACAGCATGGTGGTTCAGGGGCTGGACCGGTGGTTAAGGCGATATATGACTATCTTTTTGATAAAAAGCCAGATGGCAAAGGAGCGGTAAATTAA
- the rodA gene encoding rod shape-determining protein RodA has protein sequence MSPVDRRLLIHMNWLLLGLAAVLFFVGVLNLYSASGFRMEDGMSVNSFYQKQLIWGLVGFGGMLTFMLFDYRHLKTLAWPLFWLTVLLLLAVPFAGKTIYGARRWLDLGFFNFQPSELAKITILVIGAKILSRDTEPLGFMKLGYVFAVGLLPAGMIILQPDLGSGLNALLILCGMILYRGLTSKVFKTMAVAVPCLIPLSWIFMHDYQKRRVISFMNPASDPLGSGYHIIQSEIAIGSGRLWGKGFLGGTQSQLRFLPEKHTDFAIAVFGEEWGFVGAMTVLSLFCVFLYQMVVTARDAKDLFGSYLAAGVFFYFFWQILINMGMVLGLMPVVGIPLPFISYGGSATVVNFCLIGLVLNVSMRRYVFKQG, from the coding sequence ATGTCCCCAGTTGACAGAAGACTGCTCATTCACATGAACTGGTTATTACTCGGACTTGCGGCTGTACTGTTTTTTGTTGGCGTATTGAATCTTTATTCAGCCAGCGGATTCAGAATGGAAGACGGCATGAGTGTTAATTCATTTTATCAAAAACAGTTGATCTGGGGGTTGGTTGGATTCGGCGGAATGCTGACCTTTATGCTCTTTGATTACAGGCATTTAAAGACTCTCGCATGGCCTTTATTCTGGCTAACTGTATTGCTGCTGCTCGCTGTACCGTTTGCAGGTAAAACAATTTACGGTGCCCGCAGGTGGCTCGATCTTGGTTTTTTCAATTTTCAGCCGAGTGAGCTTGCCAAAATTACTATTCTTGTAATCGGCGCAAAAATATTATCAAGGGACACCGAACCACTTGGTTTTATGAAGCTGGGGTATGTCTTTGCCGTGGGGCTTCTTCCCGCGGGAATGATTATTTTGCAGCCAGACCTTGGATCAGGTCTGAATGCTCTTTTAATCCTTTGTGGAATGATTCTTTACAGAGGGCTTACGTCCAAAGTTTTTAAAACGATGGCTGTAGCTGTCCCATGTCTTATTCCACTTAGCTGGATTTTTATGCACGATTATCAAAAACGGAGAGTTATTTCGTTTATGAATCCTGCAAGCGATCCGTTAGGGTCAGGTTATCATATCATTCAGTCTGAAATTGCAATCGGTTCAGGCAGGCTTTGGGGAAAAGGTTTTCTCGGCGGAACTCAGAGTCAGTTACGTTTTTTACCGGAGAAACATACTGACTTTGCGATTGCTGTTTTCGGAGAGGAATGGGGCTTTGTCGGCGCAATGACCGTGCTTAGTCTTTTTTGTGTATTTTTATACCAGATGGTTGTAACTGCAAGAGATGCCAAAGATTTGTTCGGGAGTTACCTCGCTGCAGGCGTATTCTTTTATTTCTTCTGGCAAATCTTAATCAATATGGGTATGGTCCTCGGACTAATGCCGGTAGTAGGCATACCTCTACCATTTATCAGCTATGGCGGCAGTGCCACTGTAGTTAATTTTTGTCTAATAGGACTCGTTTTAAATGTGTCCATGAGACGCTACGTATTCAAACAAGGGTAA
- a CDS encoding polymer-forming cytoskeletal protein: MARDEINAFLGSGTDYQGKLNFQGAVRIDGNFSGEVESEGTLVVGKDARVEGVLKVGQLVLSGKVTGEVFARDKAVLHKTANLQGNLVTPVLVVEEGAVLEGRVTMSSTGVEAVETVAEEIS, from the coding sequence ATGGCAAGAGATGAAATAAATGCTTTTCTAGGTAGTGGAACTGATTATCAAGGAAAGTTGAACTTCCAGGGCGCTGTGCGTATCGACGGCAACTTCAGTGGGGAAGTGGAGTCCGAGGGGACTCTCGTTGTTGGTAAAGATGCCCGGGTTGAAGGTGTCTTAAAGGTAGGCCAGCTCGTACTGAGCGGCAAAGTTACAGGTGAAGTTTTTGCTCGTGATAAGGCTGTACTGCACAAGACTGCAAATCTTCAAGGTAATTTGGTTACACCTGTCCTTGTTGTGGAAGAAGGAGCAGTTTTGGAAGGGCGCGTTACTATGAGTTCAACCGGAGTTGAGGCGGTTGAGACTGTAGCTGAAGAAATAAGTTAA
- a CDS encoding ATP synthase F0 subunit B: protein MIDLDISFFIQLANFIITLLVLNLLMFRPIREIIRKRSELMSDQLSKVENFTTSADSKVKDYEAALDSARKQGMEIRNGFKEQGAKEEQAVLSEAGKVAAVTLKKARTEVASEKGAALKVLDGEIEAFAQKVTAKVLG from the coding sequence ATGATTGATTTAGATATTAGCTTTTTTATCCAGTTAGCAAACTTCATCATCACCCTTCTTGTTCTCAACCTTCTTATGTTTCGTCCGATTCGTGAAATAATTAGAAAACGTTCGGAGCTTATGAGTGATCAGCTTTCGAAAGTGGAAAATTTCACAACCTCGGCTGATTCGAAGGTGAAAGACTATGAGGCCGCTTTGGACAGTGCCCGTAAGCAGGGTATGGAAATCCGGAACGGCTTTAAAGAACAGGGTGCCAAAGAAGAGCAGGCAGTTCTTTCTGAAGCAGGTAAGGTCGCAGCTGTGACTTTGAAAAAAGCCCGCACAGAAGTCGCATCCGAAAAAGGTGCGGCCTTGAAAGTTCTTGATGGTGAGATCGAAGCTTTTGCTCAGAAGGTTACAGCCAAGGTTCTTGGCTAG
- the atpF gene encoding F0F1 ATP synthase subunit B, translating into MIMAIATLTALLVAGTAFASGHAAGEHEIPWMNFTWRVLNLILVLGILYKFAGKKIAGLFKGRQAGIRQELNDLQARKEAAEKKLQDVENSIANLEKEKEEILTEARSQGESMKAAIIQKAEQSAEQLKAQAKVSAEQEFLIARDEMRAEMADKVIEAAEKIVKSTLTKAQHENLVDEYLTKVVLN; encoded by the coding sequence ATGATCATGGCAATTGCCACTCTTACTGCACTACTGGTCGCGGGCACAGCCTTTGCCTCCGGACATGCAGCAGGGGAACATGAGATTCCTTGGATGAACTTTACTTGGCGCGTCCTTAACTTGATTTTGGTTCTTGGAATTCTTTATAAATTTGCTGGCAAGAAAATTGCCGGACTTTTTAAAGGACGTCAGGCCGGAATTAGGCAGGAGCTGAACGATTTGCAGGCTCGTAAAGAAGCTGCAGAAAAGAAGCTACAGGACGTGGAGAATAGTATTGCTAATCTGGAAAAGGAAAAGGAAGAAATCCTTACCGAAGCCAGAAGCCAGGGCGAATCCATGAAAGCGGCAATTATCCAGAAGGCAGAACAGAGCGCTGAGCAGTTAAAAGCTCAGGCGAAAGTCTCCGCTGAGCAGGAATTCTTGATTGCTCGTGACGAAATGCGTGCTGAAATGGCTGATAAAGTCATTGAAGCAGCTGAGAAAATCGTCAAAAGCACACTCACTAAAGCTCAGCATGAGAATCTTGTGGATGAATACTTAACAAAGGTGGTGCTCAATTGA
- a CDS encoding F0F1 ATP synthase subunit delta — translation MTGNIVSRRYAKALFSVGQKQGEADLAAYGKALTELSQILEDSPEALRLFQNPVFSAEEKKSVLDKLLEKTSAGPVVKNFCNLLADKGRLSYIPEIASDYSGMLDAVQGVVRGRLVTAIKLTQKRQSEIKERLEDQLKCKIELEFAMNNDILGGVVLQVGDKVLDASIRAQLQMMKEQIKRGV, via the coding sequence TTGACCGGGAACATAGTCTCACGCAGATATGCAAAGGCGCTGTTCTCTGTTGGCCAGAAGCAGGGAGAAGCAGACCTCGCGGCGTATGGTAAGGCACTGACCGAGTTGTCCCAGATCCTGGAAGATTCCCCGGAGGCCCTGAGGCTCTTTCAGAATCCTGTTTTCAGCGCGGAAGAAAAGAAATCCGTGCTTGATAAACTGCTTGAAAAGACCTCGGCAGGACCTGTGGTAAAAAACTTTTGCAACCTTTTGGCCGACAAAGGAAGGCTTTCATATATTCCTGAAATAGCTAGTGACTATTCTGGAATGTTGGATGCTGTTCAGGGGGTCGTCCGGGGTAGACTCGTGACTGCAATTAAGCTGACCCAGAAGCGTCAGTCTGAAATTAAAGAACGTCTTGAAGACCAGCTCAAGTGTAAAATAGAGCTTGAGTTTGCAATGAACAACGATATCCTTGGTGGTGTGGTTCTTCAGGTTGGAGATAAAGTTCTTGATGCAAGCATTCGCGCACAGCTGCAAATGATGAAAGAACAGATTAAAAGGGGTGTGTAG